The following nucleotide sequence is from Nitrospira sp..
ATGCACTCGCCAGCGGGCGGCCATTTATGCTGCGTTGGCCGAGACCACCAGCCACCCGACTGCCGATGATTTGTATCGAACCGTGAGACGGGTCTGTCCCAGGATTTCTCGTAACACGGTCTATTACACGCTTGGGGCGCTAAGTCATGCGGGATTGGTCCATGAAGTCAATATCGGGCATGATGGGGCGCGGTTCGACGCCAACCTCACGCTACACCATCACCTCATCTGCCGTGGCTGTCATCGGATTCTCGATGTGATGGACGAGGCGTTGGACCAGTTGCACGTCCCCCGTGAGCAGGCCAAGGGGTTCCGTATTTTCAGCCATCGTGTCGAGTTTCAAGGGTATTGCGTCGGGTGCCAGTGATGCGGACTTTCTGACGCCGGGCCTCATCAATTCACCGTCAACATCTGCAAGGAGGAGCGCATGGGAAACAGTTTGAAGGGGACGAAGAGTCATGAAAATTTGAAACATGCATTTGCGGGAGAGTCGCAAGCCAACCGGCGATATCTCTACTTCGCCAGGCGCGCCGATATTGAGGGGTATCCCGATGTCGGGGGGCTGTTCCGGGACACGTCGGAAGCAGAGACCGGCCATGCCTTCGGTCACCTGGATTTTCTGAAGGAAGTCG
It contains:
- a CDS encoding transcriptional repressor; translated protein: MKLTEREIKERFREHAIRCTRQRAAIYAALAETTSHPTADDLYRTVRRVCPRISRNTVYYTLGALSHAGLVHEVNIGHDGARFDANLTLHHHLICRGCHRILDVMDEALDQLHVPREQAKGFRIFSHRVEFQGYCVGCQ